Proteins encoded by one window of Roseibium sp. Sym1:
- a CDS encoding efflux RND transporter periplasmic adaptor subunit, giving the protein MAIWKQLLLALVVLAVAAGLWVRYYPGAETRLSAWGIDWLDFAVVDAAPAEANKPRRRGGPQGAVVTTPVVEITINDRLSAIGTSTALQSVAVTPYTSGTLTEVLVRSGATVKADDIVAKLDSEAEQIAVERAANALKDAEARLQRMEQLRKTNTATAVQVTDAELSVDNARLQLREAQLALSRRSIETPIGGVVGILPITAGNYVTSQSVIATIDDRSEILVDFWVPERYASAIQVGSPITATSVARPGETFDGVISAVDNRIDIDSRTLQVRARFPNEADKLRAGMSFQVSMRFPGDEYPAVDPLAVQWGADGAFVWAVRDGKGARVPINIIQRNTDSVLVDAALDTTDEVVTEGIHLVRQGADVTIADRKQAPAADTPPEPVSTKSGS; this is encoded by the coding sequence TTGGCAATTTGGAAGCAGCTCTTGCTGGCCCTCGTGGTTCTGGCCGTCGCGGCCGGTCTCTGGGTCCGGTACTACCCGGGGGCAGAGACCCGGCTTTCGGCCTGGGGAATCGACTGGCTCGACTTCGCCGTGGTCGATGCCGCCCCGGCCGAAGCGAACAAGCCACGCCGGCGCGGCGGTCCACAGGGCGCGGTTGTCACGACGCCCGTCGTCGAGATCACGATCAACGACCGACTGTCCGCCATCGGCACCAGCACCGCACTGCAGTCCGTAGCCGTAACGCCCTATACCAGCGGCACCCTGACAGAGGTTCTTGTCAGGTCCGGCGCCACCGTGAAGGCAGACGATATCGTTGCCAAACTGGATTCCGAAGCCGAACAGATCGCGGTCGAGCGTGCCGCCAACGCCCTGAAGGACGCCGAGGCACGGCTGCAGCGCATGGAACAGTTGCGCAAGACCAACACGGCGACCGCGGTTCAGGTCACCGACGCCGAGCTGTCGGTGGACAATGCGCGCCTGCAACTCAGGGAGGCGCAGCTGGCGCTGTCCCGGCGCTCCATCGAGACTCCCATAGGCGGCGTCGTCGGCATTTTGCCGATCACCGCCGGAAACTACGTGACCTCGCAATCGGTCATTGCCACCATTGACGACCGCAGCGAGATCCTGGTCGATTTCTGGGTGCCGGAGCGCTATGCCTCCGCAATTCAAGTCGGCTCGCCGATCACGGCGACCTCGGTCGCCCGGCCCGGCGAGACCTTCGACGGGGTCATCAGCGCGGTCGACAACCGCATCGACATCGACAGCCGCACGCTGCAGGTGCGGGCCCGGTTCCCGAACGAGGCCGACAAGCTTCGGGCGGGCATGTCCTTCCAGGTCTCGATGAGGTTTCCGGGCGATGAATATCCGGCCGTCGATCCGCTTGCAGTGCAATGGGGCGCGGATGGGGCCTTTGTCTGGGCCGTGCGTGACGGCAAGGGCGCGCGTGTTCCCATCAATATCATCCAGCGCAACACCGACAGCGTGCTTGTCGATGCGGCTCTCGACACGACGGACGAGGTCGTGACCGAGGGCATTCACCTGGTGCGGCAGGGAGCGGACGTGACGATCGCCGACCGCAAGCAGGCCCCGGCCGCCGACACACCGCCGGAACCGGTTTCCACCAAGAGCGGCTCCTGA
- a CDS encoding metal ABC transporter permease, protein MDLETLLLPFRFPFMQNAFLICIIVAVPTALLSCFLVMKGWALMGDAVSHAILPGIVLAYIFGIPLLIGAFAAGMVCSLATGYLSGNSRVKQDTVMGVVFSGMFGLGIVLYVSIETNAHLDHILFGNMLGVEWHELVTAGISALVVGGLLVLKWKDLVLHSFDPAQAKASGLPINAMHYGLLAALSLTIVATLSAAGLILAIGLLIAPGAIAFLLVRTFGTMLWVSVLVCMISMLAGTYASFFLDSAPAPTIILILTGLFLLAFGRRQILNRQASRLRIAGVEPAGE, encoded by the coding sequence ATGGATCTCGAGACGCTTCTCCTGCCGTTCCGCTTTCCCTTCATGCAGAACGCCTTCCTGATCTGCATCATCGTTGCGGTGCCGACTGCGCTCTTGTCTTGCTTCCTGGTGATGAAGGGCTGGGCCCTGATGGGGGACGCGGTCAGCCATGCCATCCTGCCGGGGATCGTCCTGGCCTATATCTTCGGCATTCCCCTGCTGATCGGTGCCTTTGCCGCCGGCATGGTCTGCTCCCTCGCGACCGGATACCTGTCCGGCAACAGCCGGGTGAAACAGGACACGGTCATGGGCGTGGTCTTCTCCGGCATGTTCGGCCTCGGCATCGTGCTGTACGTCTCGATCGAGACCAACGCCCACCTGGACCACATTCTTTTCGGCAACATGCTTGGTGTGGAATGGCATGAACTGGTGACGGCCGGCATCAGCGCCCTGGTTGTCGGCGGTCTGCTGGTCCTGAAATGGAAGGACCTGGTGCTGCACAGCTTCGATCCCGCCCAGGCAAAAGCTTCCGGCCTGCCGATCAATGCGATGCATTACGGTCTTCTGGCGGCCCTGTCGCTGACCATCGTTGCGACTCTGTCTGCTGCCGGGCTCATTCTCGCCATCGGCCTGCTGATTGCGCCGGGGGCGATCGCGTTCCTGCTTGTGCGGACCTTCGGCACCATGCTCTGGGTGTCTGTTCTGGTGTGCATGATATCGATGCTGGCCGGCACCTATGCGAGCTTCTTCCTTGACAGTGCTCCCGCGCCGACCATCATCCTGATCCTCACGGGCCTTTTCCTGCTGGCCTTTGGCCGCAGGCAAATTCTCAACCGCCAGGCCTCCCGGCTCCGGATCGCAGGCGTGGAACCGGCAGGCGAGTGA
- a CDS encoding metal ABC transporter permease: protein MDLLLEPFGYNYMTNAMWVSALVGGVCAFLSAYLMLKGWSLIGDALSHSVVPGVAGAYILGLPFALGAFIAGGLAAGAMLFLSERSGLKVDVIIGLIFTSFFGLGLFIVSVNPMSVSIQTITMGNILAITPEDTLQLAIIGFVSLAILLAKWKDLMVTFFDENHARTIGLKPGLLKAVFFVLLSASVVAAMQTVGAFLVIAMVVTPGATAYLLCDRFPRLIALSVAIGTLTSFFGAYASYFLDGATGGIIVTLQTLIFLVTFLLAPKHGLLAARRKAAEALRKGPSAQGEAR from the coding sequence ATGGACCTGCTTCTGGAGCCGTTCGGCTACAACTACATGACCAACGCCATGTGGGTCTCCGCCCTGGTCGGCGGTGTCTGTGCCTTTCTGTCGGCCTACCTGATGCTGAAGGGCTGGTCGCTGATCGGCGATGCCCTGTCCCATTCGGTCGTGCCCGGAGTGGCAGGGGCCTATATTCTCGGCCTTCCGTTCGCGCTCGGGGCTTTCATTGCCGGCGGGCTGGCCGCCGGTGCCATGCTGTTCCTGTCGGAACGCTCGGGCCTGAAGGTGGATGTGATCATCGGCCTGATCTTCACCTCGTTTTTCGGTCTCGGCCTGTTCATCGTGTCCGTCAATCCGATGTCGGTTTCCATCCAGACGATCACCATGGGCAACATCCTGGCGATCACGCCCGAAGACACTCTGCAGCTCGCCATCATCGGTTTTGTCTCGCTGGCGATCCTGCTGGCCAAGTGGAAGGACCTGATGGTCACCTTTTTCGACGAGAACCATGCCCGTACCATCGGATTGAAGCCGGGCCTGCTGAAGGCGGTGTTTTTCGTGCTCCTGTCCGCGTCCGTGGTGGCCGCGATGCAGACGGTCGGCGCTTTCCTGGTGATCGCCATGGTGGTGACGCCAGGCGCGACGGCCTATCTCCTGTGCGACCGCTTTCCCAGGCTGATCGCGCTTTCCGTCGCCATCGGCACCCTGACGAGTTTCTTCGGTGCCTATGCCAGCTATTTTCTCGACGGGGCGACCGGCGGGATCATCGTCACGCTGCAGACACTGATTTTCCTGGTGACGTTCCTGCTGGCGCCGAAGCACGGGCTTCTGGCCGCCCGGCGCAAGGCGGCCGAGGCGCTGCGCAAGGGGCCCTCGGCTCAAGGGGAGGCGCGCTGA
- a CDS encoding manganese/iron ABC transporter ATP-binding protein, with protein sequence MDMTAQADDGGLSAEDVTVTYRNGHTALWNASFHIPRGTVTALVGVNGAGKSTLFKAIMGFLPAAKGRIRILGLPVAEALRRNLVAYVPQSEEVDWSFPVLVEDVVMMGRYGHMGFLRRPKKADHEAVELALRRVNMQDFRHRQIGELSGGQRKRVFLARSLAQDGQVILLDEPFTGVDVKTEEQIVALLKELRDEGRVMLVSTHNLGSVPEFCDRTVLVKGTVLDYGPTETTFTRDNLEKAFGGVLRHFTISDQTLHTDGDQRTVTILTDDERPFVQYGDQVQTSKAAPGDSREESDTGEASR encoded by the coding sequence ATGGACATGACCGCTCAGGCGGATGACGGCGGACTGTCTGCCGAAGACGTTACCGTGACCTATCGCAACGGTCACACGGCGCTGTGGAATGCCAGTTTTCACATTCCGCGTGGCACCGTGACGGCCCTGGTTGGCGTGAACGGGGCGGGCAAGTCCACCCTGTTCAAGGCGATCATGGGCTTTCTGCCGGCCGCGAAAGGCAGGATCAGGATCCTCGGTCTGCCGGTAGCCGAGGCCCTGCGCAGGAACCTGGTTGCCTATGTGCCCCAGTCGGAAGAGGTCGACTGGTCCTTTCCGGTCCTGGTGGAAGATGTCGTGATGATGGGCCGTTATGGCCACATGGGGTTCCTGCGTCGGCCGAAAAAGGCGGACCACGAAGCTGTCGAACTGGCGCTTCGGCGCGTCAACATGCAGGATTTCCGCCACAGGCAGATCGGAGAACTGTCCGGCGGCCAGCGCAAGCGCGTCTTCCTGGCAAGGTCATTGGCCCAGGACGGCCAGGTGATCCTGCTGGATGAACCCTTCACCGGCGTGGACGTCAAGACGGAAGAGCAGATCGTTGCGCTTTTGAAGGAACTCAGGGACGAGGGCCGCGTCATGCTGGTCTCGACCCACAATCTCGGCTCCGTGCCGGAATTCTGCGACCGGACCGTTCTGGTCAAGGGGACGGTGCTCGATTACGGGCCCACGGAGACCACCTTCACCAGGGACAATCTGGAAAAAGCCTTCGGCGGTGTCCTGCGCCATTTCACCATTTCCGATCAGACGCTGCACACCGACGGGGACCAGCGCACGGTCACGATCCTGACCGACGACGAGCGGCCCTTCGTGCAATATGGCGACCAGGTCCAGACCAGCAAGGCGGCACCCGGTGACAGCCGGGAGGAGAGCGACACCGGAGAGGCGTCCCGGTGA
- a CDS encoding metal ABC transporter substrate-binding protein, which produces MLKNLVLTASFATLVAGVSCTVQAEDKMKVVTTFTVLADIARNVAGEAAEVVSITKPGAEIHGYQPTPQDIVRASDADLILWNGMNLELWFEQFLSNLGDVPSATLSDGIDPIPIAYGSYEGKPNPHAWMGLDNALIYIDNIEKAFAGNDPDNAAVYARNAEAYKDRLRETIEPLRQAVAEIPEDRRWLVTCEGAFSYLARDFGMKELYLWPMNADQVGTPQQVRSVIDGVRENEIPVVFCESTVNTAPAKQVARETGSSYGGELYVDSLSEAGGPVPTYLDLLKVTSGTVVEGLKARLE; this is translated from the coding sequence ATGCTCAAAAATCTGGTTCTGACAGCTTCTTTCGCCACGCTTGTCGCGGGGGTTTCCTGCACGGTGCAGGCCGAGGACAAGATGAAGGTGGTCACCACCTTCACTGTTCTGGCCGACATTGCCCGGAATGTGGCCGGTGAGGCGGCCGAAGTTGTTTCCATCACCAAGCCGGGCGCGGAGATCCACGGCTATCAGCCGACGCCGCAGGACATTGTCCGGGCCTCGGACGCGGATTTGATCCTGTGGAACGGCATGAACCTGGAACTCTGGTTCGAACAGTTCCTGTCGAACCTGGGCGACGTGCCTTCCGCAACATTGTCCGACGGCATCGACCCGATTCCGATCGCGTACGGTTCCTATGAAGGCAAGCCAAACCCGCATGCCTGGATGGGACTCGACAACGCCCTGATCTATATCGACAACATCGAAAAGGCTTTTGCCGGAAACGACCCGGACAATGCGGCCGTCTATGCGCGCAATGCCGAGGCCTACAAGGACAGGCTTCGCGAAACCATCGAGCCGCTGCGCCAGGCTGTGGCCGAAATTCCCGAGGACAGGCGCTGGCTGGTCACCTGTGAAGGCGCCTTCAGCTACCTGGCGCGCGATTTCGGCATGAAGGAACTGTACCTCTGGCCGATGAATGCCGACCAGGTCGGCACGCCTCAACAGGTCCGTTCCGTGATCGACGGCGTAAGAGAAAACGAGATCCCGGTGGTGTTCTGTGAAAGCACGGTCAACACGGCACCGGCCAAACAGGTCGCGCGGGAAACCGGCTCCAGCTACGGCGGCGAGCTCTATGTGGATTCCCTGAGCGAAGCCGGCGGCCCTGTTCCGACCTACCTGGATCTCCTGAAGGTGACCTCCGGAACGGTTGTGGAAGGTCTGAAGGCTAGGCTGGAGTGA
- a CDS encoding WD40 repeat domain-containing protein, with amino-acid sequence MSISERQDAQDKTSGYPVFAPYAQLGSKWIGSGAVGSSNQGTVAISADGSTAVVGGSNDSEGTGAIWIFVRSGDSWTQQGAKLTGTDCIGATGLGTSVAISEDGNTVIAGGSGDNGLVGAAWVFTRTSGIWTQQGNKLVGSGYSDGPMQGAAVGISADGNTVAIGGDGDGGAVGAVWIFIRSAGVWSQAGSKLVGSGYDGNVSQGSALALSGDGQTLVIGSALEVLGTAPVWVFVNSGGWQQQGNYLTGSGGVPDPYGQNTSLAVSHDGNTFVLGENQDNDQTGAVWIFTRTSGIWSQDGSKFVGSGATGKAGQGGAVAISKDGGTIAVGGDDDNSDQGAVWVFRNNSGNWLQVGEKLVGTGASGSAIQGTSVALSGDGRTILSGGPGDNGMNGATWVFAAQFID; translated from the coding sequence ATGAGCATTTCGGAACGTCAGGATGCGCAAGACAAGACATCGGGTTACCCGGTCTTTGCGCCCTATGCACAGCTCGGCTCCAAGTGGATCGGCTCCGGCGCGGTAGGATCCAGCAACCAGGGGACTGTCGCGATCTCCGCGGACGGGTCGACGGCCGTCGTTGGAGGCAGCAACGACAGCGAGGGAACCGGTGCGATCTGGATTTTTGTCAGGAGCGGCGACAGCTGGACGCAGCAGGGCGCTAAGCTGACTGGAACCGATTGCATCGGCGCTACAGGCCTAGGGACCTCGGTTGCCATTTCGGAGGACGGCAACACGGTGATTGCGGGCGGCAGCGGTGACAACGGCCTTGTTGGCGCGGCCTGGGTCTTCACCCGGACCAGCGGGATCTGGACGCAGCAGGGCAACAAACTGGTCGGGTCGGGCTATTCCGACGGTCCGATGCAGGGCGCCGCCGTCGGCATTTCGGCCGATGGCAACACGGTCGCGATCGGCGGTGACGGCGATGGTGGTGCTGTCGGCGCAGTCTGGATCTTTATCCGGTCAGCCGGGGTGTGGTCTCAAGCCGGCAGCAAGCTCGTTGGATCCGGCTATGACGGCAACGTGAGCCAGGGCTCCGCGCTGGCCTTGTCGGGGGATGGGCAGACACTCGTCATCGGCAGTGCGCTGGAAGTACTGGGCACAGCGCCGGTCTGGGTCTTTGTAAATTCCGGGGGCTGGCAGCAGCAGGGCAACTACCTGACAGGCTCCGGCGGCGTACCGGACCCGTATGGACAGAACACATCGCTCGCCGTTTCCCATGACGGCAACACGTTTGTCCTTGGCGAGAACCAGGACAATGACCAGACCGGCGCGGTCTGGATCTTCACGCGTACCAGCGGGATCTGGTCCCAGGACGGCAGCAAGTTCGTTGGCAGCGGAGCGACCGGCAAGGCCGGGCAGGGCGGCGCGGTCGCCATATCCAAGGATGGCGGTACGATTGCCGTTGGCGGCGACGATGACAATTCGGACCAGGGTGCCGTCTGGGTCTTCCGGAACAATTCCGGCAACTGGCTGCAGGTCGGGGAAAAGCTGGTTGGAACCGGCGCCTCCGGCAGCGCCATTCAGGGAACGAGCGTTGCCCTGTCCGGCGACGGCCGCACGATCCTCTCCGGCGGTCCCGGCGACAACGGAATGAACGGCGCGACCTGGGTCTTCGCGGCGCAGTTCATCGACTGA
- a CDS encoding methyl-accepting chemotaxis protein, translating into MSKLLTPLKNARFSAKVGGGFVTMILVAAAVGAVGTVAILGLRSQSDVSAKATTAMANLQQVSQAQEAYLSGRSAELAEAAEAQIGQLEQSLVTLDEVSGTGSGHDVTAEAIDLVGKLNTEFEAVAQAIAEQQSQADKLLRSANGLEAIAAQINDKMIKIHRDAGKAAQSASGTRNRADKLARLLLGMEEVSADLEGRIEAAGEGNDLTPEIALELTEGAQDLARSAKKAGKLKVDGLEADKVKALGDIAGALKEKLPKPDGENAEASQVPAAVAAAISSDLMNLHGQTAALRKVVYAAADEAKSVAGKAESRLGIVGLVNVNVNKYQMASLDIRSATMEFFAGFGTMEADAVITRIGILRDIANKLKADSAAFPEITDAVAAIEAEVGTFEAEFAGMVAARDVFDAKRAELVAISTQVRSVITNLTEAQSKSASSRADTALGLIAAALVAAVVVGALLAFVLSLVITKPTRALTEAMGRLAEGDIDVTVPSTDQRDEIGDMSRTVQVFQENARERVRLEGEANAHREAQNARQEEIERLIFGFREEVQGLLGALDETAASMSRTSSALGGIAESSAAQAGDTARVSEDASMSVENVAGAAEELSASIAEIGDQVQRSSDIVTSATSAVHETNGKVQGLAEAASKIGEVVTLIQAIAEQTNLLALNATIEAARAGEAGKGFAVVAAEVKELATQTSKATEEISSQIQTIQNSTSEAVAAIGAISDTMEEVNGYTQAISAAVSQQGSATNEISGNVQRAAQSTQAVQSNMTRLAQAVDETKEASGDVLSASGDLSNRSGALKQGIETFLNRVAAA; encoded by the coding sequence ATGTCCAAGTTACTTACACCTTTGAAAAATGCGCGCTTTTCCGCGAAGGTCGGCGGCGGGTTCGTCACGATGATCCTGGTGGCCGCCGCGGTTGGCGCGGTCGGCACGGTTGCAATCCTGGGGCTCCGGTCCCAGTCGGATGTCAGCGCCAAGGCCACGACCGCCATGGCCAACCTGCAGCAGGTGTCCCAGGCCCAGGAAGCCTATCTTTCTGGCCGCAGTGCGGAACTGGCCGAGGCCGCAGAAGCGCAAATCGGCCAATTGGAACAATCGCTGGTCACGCTCGACGAAGTCTCGGGAACCGGTTCCGGCCATGACGTGACCGCTGAGGCAATTGACCTTGTCGGCAAGCTGAACACCGAATTCGAAGCTGTGGCACAGGCGATTGCCGAACAACAGTCCCAGGCGGACAAGTTGCTGCGTTCGGCGAACGGGCTCGAAGCGATTGCCGCCCAGATCAACGACAAGATGATCAAGATCCATCGCGACGCCGGCAAGGCCGCGCAATCGGCGTCCGGAACCCGGAACCGTGCCGACAAACTGGCCCGCCTGCTTTTGGGGATGGAAGAGGTTTCAGCGGATCTGGAGGGGCGCATTGAGGCGGCGGGCGAGGGCAACGACCTCACCCCGGAAATCGCCCTGGAATTGACTGAAGGTGCTCAAGACCTTGCAAGGTCCGCCAAGAAAGCGGGCAAGCTGAAGGTCGACGGACTGGAGGCCGACAAGGTCAAGGCGCTCGGAGACATTGCCGGGGCCCTGAAGGAAAAACTTCCGAAGCCTGACGGCGAGAACGCCGAGGCCAGCCAGGTTCCGGCAGCAGTCGCCGCGGCGATCTCTTCCGACCTGATGAATCTTCATGGCCAGACCGCAGCGTTGAGGAAGGTCGTCTATGCCGCGGCCGACGAGGCCAAGTCCGTTGCCGGCAAGGCTGAATCCAGGCTCGGTATCGTCGGTCTGGTAAATGTCAACGTGAACAAGTACCAGATGGCGTCCCTGGACATCCGCTCGGCCACAATGGAATTCTTTGCCGGGTTCGGGACCATGGAAGCCGATGCGGTCATTACCCGCATCGGGATCCTGAGGGATATCGCGAACAAGCTCAAAGCCGACAGCGCGGCGTTTCCGGAAATCACCGATGCGGTTGCCGCCATCGAAGCCGAAGTCGGAACCTTCGAAGCCGAATTCGCGGGCATGGTTGCGGCCAGGGACGTTTTCGATGCCAAGCGCGCGGAACTGGTCGCGATTTCAACGCAGGTACGCAGCGTGATCACCAACCTGACGGAGGCCCAGTCCAAAAGCGCATCGTCACGTGCCGACACGGCACTCGGCCTGATTGCCGCCGCTCTCGTGGCAGCGGTCGTGGTTGGCGCGCTTTTGGCCTTTGTCCTGTCACTGGTGATCACCAAGCCGACCCGGGCGCTGACCGAAGCCATGGGGCGTCTGGCGGAGGGCGATATCGATGTGACCGTCCCGTCCACAGACCAGCGTGACGAGATCGGCGACATGAGCCGCACGGTCCAGGTGTTCCAGGAGAACGCGCGCGAGCGTGTGCGTCTGGAAGGCGAAGCCAATGCGCATCGCGAGGCCCAGAATGCCCGCCAGGAAGAAATCGAGCGGCTGATCTTCGGCTTCCGCGAAGAGGTTCAGGGGCTCCTGGGCGCGCTCGACGAAACTGCGGCCAGCATGTCGCGCACCTCGTCGGCGCTGGGCGGTATTGCCGAAAGCAGCGCGGCCCAGGCGGGCGACACCGCCCGGGTCAGTGAAGACGCCAGCATGAGCGTTGAAAACGTCGCCGGCGCCGCGGAGGAACTGTCCGCTTCCATCGCCGAGATCGGCGACCAGGTGCAGCGGTCCTCCGACATCGTGACCTCGGCCACCAGCGCCGTGCACGAGACCAACGGCAAGGTCCAGGGGCTCGCGGAAGCCGCTTCCAAGATCGGCGAAGTCGTTACCCTGATCCAGGCGATTGCCGAACAGACCAACCTCTTGGCGCTGAACGCCACCATCGAGGCGGCGCGCGCCGGGGAAGCCGGCAAGGGCTTTGCGGTGGTCGCCGCCGAGGTCAAGGAACTGGCCACCCAGACGTCGAAGGCGACGGAAGAAATCTCCTCGCAGATCCAGACCATCCAGAACTCCACCAGCGAGGCTGTGGCGGCAATCGGGGCGATTTCCGACACGATGGAAGAGGTCAATGGCTACACCCAGGCGATCTCGGCCGCCGTCAGCCAGCAGGGCTCGGCCACCAACGAGATCTCCGGCAACGTCCAGCGGGCCGCGCAAAGCACCCAGGCGGTCCAGTCGAACATGACCCGCCTTGCGCAGGCTGTCGATGAGACCAAGGAAGCGTCAGGCGACGTGCTGAGCGCCTCCGGTGATCTCAGCAATCGCAGCGGAGCCCTGAAGCAGGGCATCGAGACGTTCCTCAACCGCGTTGCCGCTGCCTGA
- a CDS encoding DUF2783 domain-containing protein, producing the protein MTDSVLTPGLDKPDEFYARLLAAHEGLSKAESDAFNARLILLLANRIGNLAELDALLEAAKRK; encoded by the coding sequence ATGACCGACAGCGTCCTCACACCCGGACTTGACAAGCCCGATGAATTCTATGCCCGGCTGCTGGCGGCCCACGAGGGTCTGTCCAAGGCGGAAAGCGATGCCTTCAACGCTCGGCTGATCCTGTTGTTGGCCAACCGGATCGGTAATCTGGCGGAGCTGGACGCGCTTCTCGAGGCGGCAAAACGCAAATGA